The following are encoded together in the Myxococcales bacterium genome:
- a CDS encoding SUMF1/EgtB/PvdO family nonheme iron enzyme — MAAMACGKRTPRPGPDAGATPARTSAAQSSDAAVVASAPPDAALADAAPPLSAAGGPRLAALGFALTQTYREPRFEWRRWQELYWQGVADSLPALPPEPAADGKGCTAGMLRVKGSFVLDTSKRDDTDAVAGYQNETCTFWRTADHGENGLCDRFDAAKWRVKLEGLPRKQLDFCIDRYEYPNAYAEFPLVVVTFAEAVAFCKKEQKRLCDENEWTFACEGEEALPYPYGFERDSAKCNISVLGPGPTKDMFSPRTTGDTAKGIDLSWRGKRSGEMRACASPFGVMDMTGNIDEWTLNARKYGRKMIMKGGHWGPARQRCRPATRGHGPFYVRYDQGFRCCTDAPG, encoded by the coding sequence ATGGCCGCGATGGCTTGTGGCAAACGTACGCCTCGCCCGGGCCCCGATGCTGGCGCGACGCCGGCCCGAACGTCCGCCGCGCAATCTTCCGACGCGGCGGTTGTTGCCAGCGCGCCTCCCGATGCCGCGCTCGCTGACGCCGCGCCTCCACTCAGCGCCGCCGGCGGACCCCGACTCGCCGCGCTCGGGTTCGCACTCACCCAGACCTATCGCGAGCCACGCTTCGAGTGGCGCAGGTGGCAGGAGCTCTACTGGCAAGGGGTGGCCGATTCGTTGCCCGCGCTGCCGCCGGAGCCCGCGGCGGACGGCAAGGGCTGCACCGCAGGCATGTTGCGCGTGAAAGGGAGCTTCGTGCTCGATACCTCGAAGCGTGACGACACCGACGCCGTGGCCGGCTACCAGAATGAAACGTGCACATTCTGGCGCACGGCGGACCACGGGGAAAACGGCCTGTGTGATCGCTTCGACGCCGCCAAGTGGCGCGTGAAGCTGGAAGGTCTGCCCCGGAAGCAGCTGGACTTTTGCATCGACCGCTACGAGTACCCGAACGCGTACGCTGAGTTTCCACTCGTGGTGGTCACCTTCGCGGAGGCGGTGGCCTTCTGCAAGAAGGAGCAGAAGCGCCTGTGTGACGAGAACGAGTGGACCTTTGCCTGTGAAGGGGAAGAGGCGTTGCCCTATCCCTACGGCTTCGAGCGTGACTCCGCCAAGTGCAACATCAGCGTGCTCGGCCCCGGCCCGACGAAGGACATGTTCAGCCCACGCACCACGGGCGACACTGCAAAGGGCATCGATCTGTCGTGGCGAGGTAAGCGCTCGGGTGAGATGCGTGCGTGCGCGAGCCCGTTCGGCGTGATGGACATGACCGGCAACATCGACGAGTGGACGCTGAACGCGCGCAAGTACGGGCGCAAGATGATCATGAAGGGCGGGCACTGGGGGCCGGCGCGCCAGCGCTGCCGGCCCGCAACCCGCGGGCATGGTCCGTTCTACGTGCGCTACGACCAGGGATTCCGCTGCTGCACCGACGCGCCGGGGTGA
- a CDS encoding M3 family metallopeptidase: protein MSKRLVGSAVALFLSAACGPAPSPLPPPQPKPSPGPTVSSNEELHRVAKLEATRLREAADKDPLLAEWTGPFGGVPPWDKVKPDLVPKALEAGINLLLAEVNVIATNPEPPSFDNTLRALEDSGRHQNRIETLFSVLTGNLNTPDVQAIDHEWSPKLAEAYDKITFNDKLFARISAVHAAREKSGLTAEQKRLVERIYDQFVRAGAKLSAEEKQRLGDMNQKLAVLFTDFGNKVLADENSWIVLDKKADLAGLPDSLVASYHAAAAEKKLDGKWIVVNTRSSVDPFLTSSSRRDLREKVWKAFKDRGDNPGENNTNTTIAKIVKLRADRAKLLGYASHAHWRMSDTMAVDPKKASELMLRVWPAAVARVKEEVADMTVLAKKDDPKLSFEPWDYLYYAEKVRRAKYNLNQAELKPYFELNNMIEAAFWMAGELYGLTFTEIPGKVPVFRPDVRVFEVKDKTSGKYVGLFYGDYFARTNKRSGAWASGYRGHETFTGKVITPITSNNNNFVPAEAGQPVLISLDDAQTLFHEFGHALHALLSEVNYPGLASTPRDFVEYPSQVHEMWVLTRPVLDRFAHHFKTKKPMPQALVDKVLAARKFNQGYATVEYLSAAIVDMALHTLPEGVADPDAFERETLQKIGAPKEVAMRHRLPQFNHLFTSDAYSAGYYSYLWSEVMDADTRQAFVEAGNVFDKATADKLRKFILAPGNATDRAEAYRQFRGRDPDVKALLEKRGFPTQ from the coding sequence ATGTCGAAGCGCCTCGTGGGGTCCGCCGTCGCTCTCTTCTTGTCCGCCGCTTGTGGCCCGGCTCCCAGCCCGCTGCCCCCGCCCCAACCCAAGCCCAGCCCAGGACCAACCGTGAGCTCGAACGAAGAATTGCACCGCGTCGCGAAGCTCGAGGCAACTCGCCTGCGCGAGGCTGCCGACAAGGATCCGTTGCTGGCAGAGTGGACCGGCCCCTTCGGCGGTGTGCCGCCCTGGGACAAGGTGAAACCCGACCTGGTCCCCAAGGCGCTCGAGGCGGGCATCAATCTCCTGCTGGCCGAGGTGAACGTCATCGCGACGAACCCCGAACCGCCGAGCTTCGACAACACGCTGCGCGCACTCGAAGACAGTGGGCGTCATCAGAACCGGATCGAGACGCTGTTCAGCGTGCTCACGGGCAACCTGAACACCCCGGACGTGCAGGCCATCGACCACGAGTGGTCGCCGAAGCTCGCCGAGGCCTACGACAAGATCACGTTCAACGACAAACTGTTCGCCCGCATCTCGGCCGTGCACGCCGCTCGGGAGAAATCCGGGCTGACCGCGGAGCAAAAGCGCCTGGTCGAACGCATCTACGATCAGTTCGTGCGCGCCGGAGCCAAGCTCAGCGCCGAAGAGAAACAGCGCCTGGGCGACATGAACCAGAAGCTCGCTGTCCTCTTCACTGACTTCGGCAACAAGGTACTGGCCGATGAAAACAGCTGGATCGTGCTCGACAAAAAGGCGGACCTGGCAGGCCTGCCGGACTCCCTGGTCGCGAGTTATCACGCAGCGGCGGCGGAGAAGAAGCTCGACGGCAAGTGGATCGTGGTCAACACCCGCTCCAGCGTCGACCCGTTCTTGACCTCCTCGTCACGCCGCGATCTGCGCGAGAAGGTCTGGAAGGCGTTCAAGGACCGGGGCGACAATCCGGGCGAGAACAACACCAACACGACCATCGCCAAGATCGTGAAGCTGCGCGCTGACCGAGCGAAGTTACTTGGTTATGCCTCCCACGCCCACTGGCGCATGTCGGACACCATGGCCGTCGACCCCAAGAAGGCCAGCGAGCTGATGCTGCGGGTCTGGCCCGCGGCCGTCGCGCGGGTGAAGGAAGAGGTGGCGGACATGACCGTGCTCGCCAAGAAGGACGACCCGAAGCTCTCCTTCGAGCCCTGGGACTACCTCTACTACGCGGAGAAGGTCCGGCGGGCGAAGTACAACCTGAACCAGGCCGAGCTGAAGCCGTACTTCGAGCTCAACAACATGATCGAGGCAGCGTTCTGGATGGCGGGTGAGCTGTACGGGCTCACGTTCACGGAGATCCCGGGCAAGGTGCCGGTCTTCCGCCCCGACGTGCGCGTGTTCGAGGTGAAGGACAAGACGAGCGGCAAATACGTCGGCCTGTTCTACGGCGACTACTTCGCACGCACGAACAAACGCTCCGGGGCGTGGGCCTCCGGCTACCGTGGCCACGAGACCTTCACCGGCAAGGTCATCACGCCCATCACCTCCAACAACAACAACTTCGTGCCCGCCGAGGCGGGCCAACCGGTGCTCATCTCCCTGGATGACGCGCAGACGTTGTTCCACGAGTTCGGGCACGCGCTGCACGCGCTGCTCTCGGAGGTGAACTACCCCGGCCTCGCCTCGACGCCCCGCGACTTCGTGGAGTACCCATCGCAGGTCCACGAGATGTGGGTGCTGACGCGCCCGGTGCTCGACCGGTTTGCCCACCATTTCAAGACCAAGAAGCCCATGCCCCAGGCCCTGGTCGACAAGGTGCTCGCCGCCAGGAAATTCAATCAAGGGTACGCAACCGTCGAGTACCTGTCGGCGGCCATCGTCGACATGGCGCTCCACACTCTGCCCGAAGGCGTCGCGGATCCCGACGCCTTCGAGCGAGAGACACTGCAGAAGATCGGCGCCCCGAAGGAGGTGGCCATGCGCCACCGCCTGCCGCAGTTCAATCACCTGTTCACGAGCGATGCCTACTCGGCGGGGTACTACAGTTACCTCTGGTCCGAGGTGATGGACGCCGACACGCGCCAGGCCTTCGTCGAGGCAGGCAACGTGTTCGACAAGGCCACCGCCGACAAGCTCCGGAAGTTCATCCTCGCGCCGGGCAACGCCACCGATCGCGCCGAAGCCTACCGCCAGTTCCGCGGGCGTGACCCGGATGTGAAGGCCTTGCTCGAGAAGCGCGGCTTCCCGACCCAGTAG